The DNA region ATGTGGGTGGTACAGGTCGTGGTGGCTGCCCTGGTCGCCGGACTGTTGCTCGCCCTGCTACGCCCCACCCTGCTGCGCAGGGTGCGTGACTCGGTGGGCTACCGCTCCTCCTTGGACATTCTGGTCGGATCGACGGGATATGCCCTCGGCGAGGTCACCGACCATTCCGGGACGGTGCACGTCAACGGAGACACGTGGACGGCACGACTCGTGGATGCGGCAGGCCCAGTCGAGGACGGGGACCGTGTTGAGGTGTACGCCGTGGAGGGGACGACGTTGCTCGTCTATCCGAGTACTGGCCAGCTTGATC from Cutibacterium granulosum includes:
- a CDS encoding NfeD family protein gives rise to the protein MSLFDDNAWIGWLMAAAVLGCLEMLTADFTLLMLAVGAAAGAAAAAIAPGMWVVQVVVAALVAGLLLALLRPTLLRRVRDSVGYRSSLDILVGSTGYALGEVTDHSGTVHVNGDTWTARLVDAAGPVEDGDRVEVYAVEGTTLLVYPSTGQLDR